GTCGGCGTCGTCAGTGGCACAAATAGACATTTCAGGCTGAATACTTGCCGCCAAGGAAAGTGCATCAACTGCGCGTTGTCGATATTCTTAGGCCCTGCCTTAATCAGGTTATGTGCCATCGTTCCGAAATAATAGATGACGTGAGTCACCAGGTTGGCGAACATGTATATGGCTAAGAAGCTGAGTACACCAACAGTCGCAATCATCTTAGGATCGGCAAGAATTTTCTTCCATTGTTTAAATGGCGTATTCATCGAACCAATCACCTCTTTTTAATTAATTTCACGAAAAAAGCAGCCAGACAAAGGGACTGTCTGACTGCTCAAGAAAAGTTCTAACTCAAAACCGTGGATAGATATTGCCGCACTGATCGTGAGTGCGCTATAATGTAGCTGTAGTAAAACACCGACGACACTTATTCAGCGCCGCCGGTGTAGGCAAGGCCGGATCTCTCCGGTGGCCAGCTAAATCAAGTTACTTTTCAATAACCGTCATCGCCGGGAAGCAGGACGGTTATTTTTTGTTGTCGTTTTTCATGATTTCCACGATTAACACCGCAAAGGCGATCATCAAGGAAAGCGTCTGATAGACACTCATGCTTGCTCCTTTCAGAGCAATGACTACAACAAAGGCTCATAGGCATCACTCCCTTCTTTCGAAAGCAGCTAGCCACCGTCCGGCCTTTCCTCACCAAAATACATTCTACCAGAATTTCTAGCGCACATATACTGCATTGATAACTTCTACCGGCGTTGAGTCTTCTTAAGACGAATGCGATGCCAGGCGTCCTGCGCGTCCGCAATCCCTTCTTGGATACCAAACACCAGCATTGTGACTGTTGCAACGGCAATAATCAAGCTTAGCCAGCCATTCAGCCCCGGCATGATTCGCTGTAGAAGACCGCCACCAACGTAACTGCCAATCAGGTACAATGCGAGATTCGTAACGCTGAGCTTCAGCATGACGCTGATTAGATCGACGAAGGCCGTGCCGGCGGCCAGCAGTGCGATCGTCGCAATCACTTGATATGGCTGGCCAACTGGCAATTCTCCCATCTGATTCGATGCGATCCAGATGGCTGCGACCAGGAGAATAAAGACACATACTAACTGAGTCACCTTATGGATCTTATTGTGGCGCCGATTGTATGCTGCCACGCGTGCGTCACACGATTGATTGTCATCGTAAGTAATAACGACCGTGTGCACCAGATTCCCCGCTGAGACCAGTCCTAAGACGTCCATACCTGCGGACTCAAGTTCATATAATGTATCACTGACCCGATCACTCAAGGTGCCCGCAGAAAGCGCAGTAACAGTCTTTATGGCTTTCATCAGAATCACCGTCCCATCGTCGCTTGAACGGATTGTTTAACCTTTACAGGTTTGCTTTCCCGCTGGATTGGCTGTGCCTGCTCTGGCCCTTGGCTTTGTTCTTGGTGTTGATCCTGAGACTTTTCCATAGATGCCGAAACGTCATTGATGATGGCGTGAGCGCCACGCTGAATATCATTCATGATAGCGGCCTGCTGTTGTTCGGACGCGCCATCAACCGCCGTGAACTGCTCGGTCCAACCAGCAATATACGGTTTTGCTCTTTCAAAGGTGTTGATCCCCATGGACTTGCAGACAACATAGCTGGTCATCTCCGCTTGCAACTCTTTGATCCCGCGATAGGTTTCGCCCAGTACATCGTGAGTATCCCAGAATTTTGACACGTCTTTACTCTCAGAGTTATGCAGCCGAACATGAGCAATCTCGTGAACCAGTGTTGCCGCGTACTCCTCCTTGCCCAGCCCCTGCTTTATAAAAATCTCGACAGGTTGGCCATCTGGTGTGCTGATTGCGGCACCTTTGGCTGCACCAAGCTTGCCAGTGACCGTTGGAAAGCGGGTCGTCGTCGAGTTTGTTACTGGCGCGCCAAGTTGACTGGCTTCGTCACGCAATGCCGCAATCAGTCGATTAATGGCTTCTGGATGTTCGTCGGGAAACTCGAAAGGCCGATTGGGAAAAATCTTGGGGTAGTCCGCTGCTTTGGCGTTGGTCTGAGTAATGTCAAAAACGCTACCCAAGCTGAAGTACGTCCCTGATTGCGTCGGCACACTGGGATCCTTGGCGGCCACCTTTGCTTTCGTACCCGCACTAAGCTTGGAGTATGACATAAAGGCTTTAGCTTCATCATCCAAATACCGTTTGTACGACACTGGCACCAAAATCTTGAGACCATGCTCACCACGTTTGACGTGTAGCCCTTTATCCGACCATGTCTTGTATGGCGCGACGTATAAGGCATCTTCATACTGTGAGCGGATCAAAGCAGTATTGCGGACCGAGTAGTTGTATTGGGTGGCCATAAAGTTCAGAAACTCTAAGCGATCCTTGGGCGACATCGAATCCATCCGAATCTGCGGAATGGCATTGGTCATCAAATCCTTGATCTCTTTTTGCAATTCCTCTGGACTTTTCTTGGGATATTTCTTTTGAGCCATAGCTAGACCTCCTTCCGGAAAAATTCTGACTTCGTCAGCACTGGCGTAAAGTCTTCATCCGACTCATCATCAGCGACAGTTTGTTGCAACCGATCATCAGCGTCATCAAGCATGGCTTGTAGCTCACCCGCGCGTTCACGAGTTACTACGGCAATCACACGATCTCCGGTCGCACAGTCCATGCCGGTGATTTGCGGTCCAATCACCGACTCCAAAATAATCAAGTCTTCCATAACTACCTCCTAGCCCCGTGACTGATACGGATCATCGTAGGGAGACCGTCCGAAGCTTGGATCTGGCACTGGTGGCTGCTGAGCTTGTGTTTCTTGGCGTGATTGGGCACTACGTTG
This genomic window from Lacticaseibacillus paracasei subsp. paracasei contains:
- a CDS encoding putative holin-like toxin, which codes for MSVYQTLSLMIAFAVLIVEIMKNDNKK
- a CDS encoding ArdC-like ssDNA-binding domain-containing protein codes for the protein MAQKKYPKKSPEELQKEIKDLMTNAIPQIRMDSMSPKDRLEFLNFMATQYNYSVRNTALIRSQYEDALYVAPYKTWSDKGLHVKRGEHGLKILVPVSYKRYLDDEAKAFMSYSKLSAGTKAKVAAKDPSVPTQSGTYFSLGSVFDITQTNAKAADYPKIFPNRPFEFPDEHPEAINRLIAALRDEASQLGAPVTNSTTTRFPTVTGKLGAAKGAAISTPDGQPVEIFIKQGLGKEEYAATLVHEIAHVRLHNSESKDVSKFWDTHDVLGETYRGIKELQAEMTSYVVCKSMGINTFERAKPYIAGWTEQFTAVDGASEQQQAAIMNDIQRGAHAIINDVSASMEKSQDQHQEQSQGPEQAQPIQRESKPVKVKQSVQATMGR